A window from Fibrobacter sp. encodes these proteins:
- a CDS encoding ATP-dependent metallopeptidase FtsH/Yme1/Tma family protein has product MWLAIAIAVVFALRAIEGFGTRKEVKISYSQFQEVLANPEVKIVRADVLQKGLNKAIFIGELADPSSLSKIPSIKNNAPGKYFTVNLPYIDSEMISKWDNAGFQYTFEQDKLDVRDVLLNALPWVLMILVWLFIMRQMQAGQKGIFTFGKSRAKLNPMDRPQITFADAAGVEEAKQELQEIIDFLKDPKKFKRLGGKIPKGVLLLGPPGTGKTLLARCVAGEAGVPFLSMSGSDFVEMFVGVGASRVRDLFETAKRNSPCIIFIDEIDAVGRQRGAGLGGGHDEREQTLNQMLVEMDGFEVNSGVILIAATNRPDVLDPALLRPGRFDRQIVVDVPDVKGREGILQVHTKSIPMGADVDLYTIARGTPGFVGADLANLVNEAALMAARFGQDTVTMLDFEEAKDKVMMGAERKSMVLSEKEKKLTAYHEAGHAICNIYCEEADPLHKVTIIPRGRALGVTFSLPWEDKHSYSKQYILDRICIMLGGRMAEEIVFGNQTTGAASDIKQATNLVRKLICDYGMTDELGPLSYGEKDEQIFLGREISRHRDYSDKTAEEIDRLMRVMIEEQAQRAREILTEHRDQLEMLANALLEHELLDREEIMKVISGDTLQTVKKTRSLLRKAPEKPENTVTVGPETEPAAGIN; this is encoded by the coding sequence ATGTGGCTGGCCATAGCGATAGCTGTTGTGTTTGCACTGCGTGCGATCGAGGGTTTCGGTACCAGAAAAGAAGTCAAGATCAGTTACAGTCAATTTCAGGAGGTACTTGCAAATCCTGAAGTGAAAATTGTCAGAGCTGATGTATTGCAGAAGGGGCTTAATAAAGCGATTTTTATCGGTGAACTGGCCGATCCTTCATCATTAAGCAAGATTCCTTCCATAAAGAATAATGCGCCTGGCAAGTATTTCACCGTCAATCTTCCCTATATTGACAGTGAGATGATTTCCAAATGGGATAATGCCGGATTTCAGTACACATTCGAGCAGGATAAGCTTGACGTGAGAGATGTGCTGCTCAATGCGCTTCCCTGGGTACTGATGATTCTTGTCTGGTTATTTATCATGAGGCAGATGCAGGCGGGGCAGAAGGGGATATTTACTTTCGGGAAAAGCCGTGCCAAACTTAACCCGATGGATCGTCCCCAGATAACATTTGCTGACGCTGCGGGGGTTGAGGAAGCCAAGCAGGAACTTCAGGAGATAATCGATTTTCTTAAGGATCCAAAGAAATTCAAGCGTCTTGGTGGCAAGATTCCTAAAGGTGTGCTGCTTTTAGGTCCTCCCGGAACCGGAAAGACTCTGCTTGCAAGGTGTGTTGCCGGTGAGGCTGGAGTGCCTTTTCTCTCGATGAGCGGATCTGATTTTGTGGAGATGTTTGTGGGGGTGGGTGCTTCAAGAGTACGTGATCTGTTCGAGACAGCCAAACGGAATTCACCCTGCATAATTTTCATCGATGAGATCGATGCTGTTGGACGTCAGAGGGGGGCCGGGCTTGGTGGCGGTCATGACGAGAGGGAGCAGACGCTCAACCAGATGCTGGTAGAGATGGATGGTTTTGAGGTGAATTCAGGTGTCATACTCATTGCTGCTACCAACAGACCTGATGTTCTCGATCCGGCTCTTCTGAGACCGGGGAGGTTTGACAGGCAGATAGTGGTGGATGTTCCTGATGTAAAGGGAAGAGAGGGAATCCTTCAGGTGCATACAAAGAGCATTCCTATGGGCGCTGATGTTGATCTCTACACTATTGCCCGCGGAACACCGGGATTTGTGGGAGCGGATCTGGCGAATCTGGTCAATGAGGCGGCACTTATGGCTGCGAGGTTTGGTCAGGACACTGTCACCATGCTCGATTTTGAAGAAGCCAAAGACAAGGTCATGATGGGTGCTGAACGGAAAAGCATGGTACTGTCCGAGAAAGAGAAAAAGCTTACAGCTTATCATGAGGCAGGACACGCCATATGCAATATCTATTGTGAAGAGGCCGATCCTCTTCATAAAGTGACAATTATTCCCCGGGGACGGGCGCTGGGAGTCACCTTTTCGCTTCCCTGGGAAGATAAGCACAGCTATTCCAAACAGTATATACTCGACCGTATCTGCATTATGCTTGGCGGAAGGATGGCTGAGGAGATAGTGTTCGGGAATCAGACGACCGGTGCGGCAAGCGATATTAAACAGGCCACTAATCTGGTCCGTAAACTGATCTGTGATTACGGAATGACAGATGAACTGGGACCCTTAAGCTACGGTGAAAAAGATGAGCAGATTTTCCTGGGACGTGAGATCTCCCGTCACAGGGACTACTCGGATAAAACCGCGGAAGAGATAGACCGTCTGATGCGGGTGATGATAGAGGAACAGGCTCAGAGGGCAAGAGAGATTCTCACTGAGCACCGTGACCAGCTTGAAATGCTCGCAAATGCTCTTCTGGAACATGAACTTCTTGACCGTGAAGAAATCATGAAGGTGATCAGCGGGGATACGCTCCAGACAGTAAAGAAAACGCGGTCTCTTCTGAGGAAAGCACCGGAGAAGCCTGAAAATACGGTGACAGTAGGACCGGAGACAGAGCCTGCTGCCGGTATTAACTGA
- a CDS encoding GntR family transcriptional regulator, translating into MLNKSWKPGDPLPSISQLAKAARVSIVPMWKAVNQLASEGVLEVIQGSGTRVSISFEEPVNALRKGWLGLRDRIHKDILTGLYPSGTLMPSLKEVKAYYGVSHQTLRKALDSLVVEGVIQPEHRTYKVISFSPSKAHSSIVLLGWSDPTIELQSRTPWGEEFLRICENLCSQMKVRLQIIRYTRLDGRVAFTNQNGTTFDRLRSDDSVLGYLLWAESPGELYREVLSQIDLFQKPIAVLQEGTRLQLGSSSGRNRGLKIFSIATGSNAARSLASYLLQQGHSKAAYISPFHKSDWSRARLYGLQEIFQRQGNGAVIQPFTLNEYRYSHEFRLSLKSSEILFQDLMKPRNANGILKRAALRIRPSLSRIIDDEAVRAFLNPLFVKAASDAYCSAWVCANDRVAFMALDYLKEHVSRRIAVAAFDDTFEAFRRGLTSYNFNIHGLVQLMLSHLLNPSSHKSRENNTVEIEGVLVVRNTTFSNVG; encoded by the coding sequence ATGCTTAATAAAAGCTGGAAACCCGGTGACCCCCTGCCCAGTATCAGTCAGTTGGCCAAGGCTGCCCGGGTTAGCATCGTCCCGATGTGGAAGGCGGTTAATCAACTGGCCTCCGAAGGTGTACTCGAGGTGATACAGGGGAGCGGGACACGGGTAAGTATCAGCTTTGAGGAACCGGTGAACGCCCTTCGCAAAGGATGGCTGGGGCTCAGGGACAGGATCCATAAAGATATCCTTACCGGTCTCTATCCTTCCGGCACCCTGATGCCCTCCTTGAAAGAGGTTAAAGCATACTATGGCGTGAGCCATCAAACCCTGCGCAAGGCACTTGACAGCCTGGTTGTCGAAGGGGTGATTCAACCTGAGCACCGGACCTACAAAGTTATCTCCTTCTCTCCCAGTAAAGCTCATTCATCAATTGTGCTCTTGGGATGGTCTGATCCGACAATTGAGCTTCAGTCCAGGACCCCGTGGGGTGAGGAGTTCCTGAGAATTTGCGAAAACCTCTGCTCTCAGATGAAAGTGCGTTTGCAGATAATAAGATATACCAGGCTGGATGGCAGGGTTGCTTTTACAAACCAGAACGGTACCACATTTGACCGGCTCAGATCCGATGATTCGGTGCTGGGATATCTGCTGTGGGCGGAGAGTCCCGGTGAGCTTTACAGAGAGGTTCTGTCACAGATAGATCTCTTCCAGAAGCCAATCGCAGTACTTCAGGAGGGAACACGGCTGCAGCTCGGCAGTTCCTCAGGGAGGAATCGTGGATTGAAGATTTTTTCCATTGCAACCGGATCAAATGCCGCACGAAGTCTTGCCTCATATCTGCTTCAGCAGGGTCACTCAAAGGCAGCCTATATTTCTCCCTTTCATAAATCTGACTGGTCAAGAGCACGACTTTATGGTCTGCAGGAGATTTTCCAGAGACAGGGAAACGGAGCTGTGATACAGCCTTTTACACTGAATGAATACAGGTACTCTCATGAGTTCCGCTTATCTCTGAAATCATCGGAGATTCTTTTTCAGGATCTTATGAAGCCCCGGAATGCCAACGGGATTCTCAAGCGTGCAGCATTAAGGATCAGGCCCAGTCTCTCCAGGATAATCGATGATGAAGCAGTGAGGGCTTTTCTTAATCCTCTGTTTGTAAAAGCAGCATCTGATGCCTATTGCTCAGCCTGGGTTTGCGCAAATGACCGGGTGGCATTTATGGCACTGGATTACCTGAAGGAGCATGTGAGCAGGAGGATAGCAGTGGCAGCATTTGATGATACTTTTGAGGCGTTCCGCCGAGGCTTGACCTCCTATAACTTCAATATCCATGGTCTGGTTCAACTCATGCTCTCTCACCTGTTAAACCCATCCTCACATAAGAGCCGGGAAAACAACACGGTGGAAATTGAGGGCGTGCTCGTCGTGAGAAACACCACATTCTCAAATGTCGGATAA
- the tilS gene encoding tRNA lysidine(34) synthetase TilS gives MSPSEKILLFCSRFLLPNSSVLTAVSGGSDSVSMLCLLHELRDELKISNLAVAHVNHGLRGAESDGDEQYVRELSSSLGLQFFVKHLSGYNSEDPGIEQWARRERYRFFRSVMESGGFDFVATGHTADDQAETVLLRIFRGTGLKGLRGILPLREDGVIRPLLYIARSELVEWLSMKGISFRTDSSNAETRFRRNSIRHKLLPALSRDVPDVIENLSSLAWRAHDSWGILSQEANKWIGRFVIIFPDQSFLLKKEGLEMRPEAGEGIKALFERNRIPVYRAHVENVFYNSRNRGKEYLLPCGWHYFPRKEGVFFVRERVEKRDFRYEIAVPGNTELHDVNLRFSVSEGDPPHGKIKSDNWSVVLDRNCCGERLLYRSISAEDRFQPLGMRAGQQVIKYLVSKGIPRMLGEGFGVIVNQSNKIVWIPGIQIDHESRVTESTRRIIRIESHLCSPA, from the coding sequence ATGTCACCCTCTGAAAAAATCCTGTTATTCTGCAGCCGTTTTCTCCTCCCGAATTCATCGGTACTGACGGCGGTAAGCGGAGGCAGTGATTCCGTTTCGATGCTGTGTTTGCTGCATGAACTCAGGGATGAACTGAAGATCTCTAATCTGGCAGTTGCGCATGTTAATCATGGGTTGCGCGGAGCGGAATCCGATGGTGATGAGCAGTATGTAAGAGAGCTTTCATCCAGTTTGGGCCTTCAATTTTTTGTCAAGCATCTGAGTGGGTACAACAGTGAAGATCCGGGGATAGAGCAGTGGGCCAGGAGAGAGCGGTACCGGTTTTTCCGCTCGGTGATGGAGAGTGGTGGGTTTGATTTTGTGGCGACCGGACATACTGCCGATGATCAGGCGGAAACAGTTCTGCTTAGGATATTCAGGGGTACCGGATTAAAGGGTCTTCGGGGAATTCTTCCGCTCAGAGAGGACGGGGTGATCAGGCCTCTGCTTTACATAGCAAGAAGCGAGCTGGTTGAATGGCTCTCAATGAAAGGGATCTCTTTCCGCACTGACTCATCCAATGCTGAGACGCGGTTTCGTCGCAACAGCATACGTCATAAGCTGCTTCCTGCTTTGAGCAGGGATGTTCCCGATGTAATAGAGAACCTTTCATCACTGGCCTGGAGAGCTCATGATTCCTGGGGTATTCTCTCTCAGGAGGCCAATAAGTGGATCGGTAGATTCGTAATTATTTTTCCAGACCAATCATTCCTGCTTAAAAAAGAGGGGTTGGAAATGCGCCCCGAAGCGGGAGAGGGGATAAAGGCGCTCTTTGAACGCAACAGGATCCCTGTGTATCGTGCTCATGTTGAGAATGTTTTTTATAATTCCAGAAACAGGGGAAAGGAGTATCTTCTTCCCTGCGGATGGCACTATTTCCCCAGGAAAGAGGGAGTTTTCTTTGTGCGGGAAAGAGTGGAGAAGAGGGATTTCCGATACGAGATTGCGGTGCCAGGCAATACCGAGTTACATGATGTAAATTTGCGGTTTTCTGTTTCAGAGGGCGATCCCCCACATGGAAAGATAAAGAGTGATAATTGGTCGGTTGTGCTTGACCGGAACTGCTGTGGAGAGCGTCTTTTATACCGCAGCATAAGTGCAGAGGACAGGTTCCAGCCTTTAGGGATGAGAGCAGGACAACAAGTGATAAAATACCTGGTAAGTAAAGGTATACCCAGGATGCTTGGTGAAGGGTTTGGAGTTATAGTAAATCAGAGCAATAAGATAGTATGGATTCCCGGAATACAGATAGATCATGAGAGTCGTGTTACAGAATCAACTCGCCGGATTATAAGAATCGAATCTCATCTCTGCTCACCTGCCTGA
- the trxB gene encoding thioredoxin-disulfide reductase: MPERLVIIGSGPAGLTAAIYASRANIQPLLFEGFQCGGIPGGQLMITNIVENFPGFPNGIYGQQLMANMREQALNNGTRFITEDVIEVDLTTYPFKIVSMSEETYTAGSIIVASGATAKRLPLESEKKFWGKGVSACAVCDGGLPVFRNKELAVIGGGDTAVEEALHLTQFGSRIYLIHRRDELRASKVMQKRALTHPKVHILWNKVVEEFLGDTKLTGLKLKDTVTGEITDLEVVGAFEAIGHQPNTSFLKGPLEKDEHGYIITAPDSTCTNIEGLFAAGDVQDSKYRQAIAAAGSGCMAAIEVERWLLERGGL, translated from the coding sequence ATGCCAGAACGTTTGGTAATTATTGGTTCAGGGCCGGCAGGACTCACTGCTGCTATTTATGCATCACGGGCAAACATACAACCTCTGCTCTTTGAGGGTTTTCAGTGCGGAGGAATTCCGGGCGGCCAATTGATGATCACAAATATTGTTGAGAATTTCCCTGGCTTCCCCAACGGTATTTATGGACAGCAACTGATGGCCAATATGCGCGAGCAGGCTTTAAACAACGGCACACGATTCATTACTGAGGATGTCATCGAGGTCGATCTGACCACCTATCCCTTTAAAATCGTATCCATGTCTGAAGAAACATACACTGCCGGCTCAATTATCGTTGCCTCCGGAGCAACTGCCAAAAGGCTTCCTCTGGAATCAGAGAAAAAATTCTGGGGGAAGGGAGTTTCGGCCTGCGCTGTCTGTGACGGGGGTTTGCCGGTGTTCAGAAATAAGGAACTGGCAGTGATAGGCGGAGGTGATACTGCTGTAGAAGAAGCACTCCACCTTACCCAGTTCGGGTCCAGAATCTACCTTATCCATCGCAGAGATGAACTGCGGGCAAGCAAGGTGATGCAGAAGCGGGCTCTTACTCATCCTAAAGTGCATATCCTCTGGAACAAGGTAGTAGAGGAATTTCTGGGTGATACAAAGCTTACCGGTTTAAAACTAAAAGACACTGTAACCGGAGAGATCACAGATCTGGAAGTCGTCGGTGCGTTTGAGGCTATCGGGCATCAGCCAAACACCTCCTTTTTAAAGGGTCCCCTGGAGAAAGATGAACATGGGTACATTATTACTGCCCCGGACTCGACATGTACAAATATTGAGGGACTGTTTGCGGCAGGTGATGTTCAGGATTCCAAATACCGTCAGGCGATAGCAGCGGCCGGAAGCGGCTGCATGGCTGCCATCGAGGTAGAAAGATGGCTTCTGGAGAGAGGCGGATTATAA
- a CDS encoding methyltransferase, with product MHQAPDFYRLWDALEHEQGSVCDVPFWAAVWPGAKSLSRYILNNPDLVKGKSILDLGCGSGVVSIAASKAGAVRVVANDIDPVALHIAERDFLANGVSPVLEKRNFLEEDVLESFDLVFVVDMFYERSKSPSMLALLKDLRRKGIEIIIADGSRPFAPKDNIELLLNEWIEVDRELEGVHTREVRIFRFEI from the coding sequence GTGCATCAGGCGCCCGATTTTTACCGTTTATGGGATGCTCTGGAGCATGAGCAGGGTTCGGTGTGTGATGTGCCCTTCTGGGCTGCGGTCTGGCCCGGAGCAAAGTCACTTTCCAGATATATACTCAACAATCCCGACCTGGTAAAAGGAAAAAGCATTCTGGATCTTGGGTGCGGAAGCGGAGTTGTGAGCATAGCCGCATCGAAAGCCGGTGCGGTCAGGGTAGTGGCAAATGATATCGATCCCGTTGCCTTGCATATTGCCGAGAGAGATTTCCTTGCCAATGGTGTCTCTCCGGTTCTGGAAAAAAGAAATTTCCTTGAAGAGGATGTTCTGGAATCCTTTGATCTGGTTTTTGTGGTAGACATGTTTTACGAGCGCTCCAAATCCCCATCAATGCTTGCCCTGTTGAAGGATCTCCGTAGAAAAGGCATAGAAATTATAATTGCCGATGGAAGCAGGCCCTTTGCTCCCAAAGACAATATAGAGCTTCTGCTAAACGAGTGGATTGAAGTGGACAGGGAGCTTGAGGGTGTTCACACCCGTGAGGTGAGAATTTTCAGATTCGAAATATAG
- a CDS encoding M23 family metallopeptidase, with product MIGKARRGLLSTTVLSLVKSRYFFISEKNSSFYGLISSKIVVLCLILVFISLGGMIRGVLYVLLSAQNIISVQIEKKKYIQYDSGARILDIHLSRTINDLRRRSFQPVENKDGSVCGVYKTGLEIIENNKTLIQNFNCIFPFSQRLQPAVFDRPLFKGSNFPERLSFLSPAEGRITSHFGMRTDPVYEGTARHNGIDIAGKLWTPVYSSLAGTVIFAGNRSRWGNVVIIDHAETGYQTIYAHLQKINTRGGDEVKTGQLIGFLGNTGKSTGPHLHYEVRFMAKPINPLQVLIPFDTVVD from the coding sequence ATGATTGGAAAAGCGCGGAGAGGTCTGCTCTCAACAACTGTTCTTTCGCTGGTAAAAAGCAGGTACTTTTTCATTTCTGAGAAAAACAGCTCTTTTTATGGTCTGATTTCATCTAAAATCGTTGTCTTGTGTCTGATTTTAGTCTTTATCAGTCTGGGAGGGATGATAAGAGGGGTTCTGTATGTGTTATTAAGTGCCCAAAATATCATTAGTGTACAGATTGAGAAAAAAAAATACATACAGTACGATTCAGGAGCCAGAATCCTGGACATTCATCTTTCGCGTACGATAAACGATTTAAGGAGACGTTCTTTTCAACCTGTAGAGAACAAAGATGGTTCGGTTTGTGGGGTTTACAAGACCGGGCTGGAAATAATCGAGAACAACAAGACTCTGATTCAGAATTTCAACTGTATATTTCCCTTTTCACAAAGGCTGCAACCCGCTGTTTTCGACCGGCCGCTCTTCAAAGGGAGCAACTTTCCGGAGCGGCTCTCCTTTCTCAGTCCGGCTGAGGGGAGGATTACTTCACATTTCGGGATGCGAACAGATCCGGTTTATGAGGGAACTGCCAGACATAACGGTATCGATATTGCCGGTAAATTATGGACACCTGTTTACAGTTCTCTGGCGGGTACAGTTATCTTTGCAGGAAACAGATCCAGATGGGGTAATGTAGTGATAATTGATCATGCTGAAACCGGTTATCAAACAATCTATGCCCATCTGCAGAAAATTAACACCAGAGGAGGGGATGAGGTAAAAACAGGACAATTGATCGGGTTTTTGGGAAATACAGGAAAGAGTACCGGTCCGCATCTTCACTATGAGGTGCGTTTCATGGCCAAGCCGATAAATCCTCTTCAGGTATTGATTCCATTCGACACGGTTGTGGATTAA